atgccagtccttgggcttgaactctgggcctgggcactatccctgaacgtcttttgctcagggctggcactcttaccacttgggccacagcaccacttctggctttttccttgcttatgtggtactgagtaatcaaacccagggctgcatgcatgctaggcaagcattctactgctaagccacattcctacccctgaactgctttttttaaaattctttttttattagtttatattagttatacaagaaggtattttattgttatatctgcatatgtttataatatattccaGTCAGTCCTACCCACTCTCCTTGCCTGTTAAATTGATATGTTGCAGTACATACACATACCACTTTCTGATTATTTGGGTCTGGAGAGAGANNNNNNNNNNNNNNNNNNNNNNNNNNNNNNNNNNNNNNNNNNNNNNNNNNNNNNNNNNNNNNNNNNNNNNNNNNNNNNNNNNNNNNNNNNNNNNNNNNNNTGACTGCAGAGCCTGGTTCTGTGCTGTCAGGCACTGACCTTCCCCAAGTCTCTAAAGCCAGCTCAGAtgactcctcctcccttcctttcctatgaCATCCCAGGTGCTGGTTTGGCAAACGGCCCGGAATATACACTGACTACATTTACCAGGGCCCCATGATCCTGGTCCTGCTGGTAAGAACCTGGGTGGGGGACAGGACATGGGCCACAGTGGGAAGGGACAACCTGCTAACTCAGGAGCTAGAAACAGGTGCTGCCCAATGAGGGGGTCCTGGCTGGGCATGTGCAGGTGTATGTGAAGTATGGAgaggggagagctggggggggCGTGCTGAGGCCAGTATTGGGGAGTACCCACCCCAACAACCTGTACATGTCTCTGCCACCCTGCCCCTGCATTGTAGATCAACTTTATCTTCCTTTTCAACATTGTCCGCATTCTCATGACCAAACTCCGGGCATCTACCACGTCTGAGACTATTCAGTACAGGTACCTGGCTTCCGCCCACTCtatcctggggggaggggggtgggggggaggagttcTGGTCTCTTAGCCTCTGGGTCAGGGTCCATTTTAGGCCTGGAAATTCACTGCAGCTCCCCCTGCCTCAGACATTCCTGGGacctgcctctcccccccccccacacacacaccccatctttCTTACCAAGCTGGAGCCCCACCCCTGCTGGGTGACTTGTGactccaccccccactccccactccccaggAAGGCTGTGAAGGCCACACTGGTGCTGCTGCCCCTCCTGGGCATCACCTACATGTTGTTCTTCGTCAACCCCGGGGAGGACGAGGTCTCCCGAGTTGTCTTCATCTACTTCAACTCCTTCCTGGAATCATTCCAGGTACAGCCGCTCCCCACTCCCCCTGCCCAGTCCCCAGCGCTGGAGGGGCCAGGTCTGCACCTGCtctggagggcagggggaggggaggggtctccaggcagaggctgggatggggaggggctGGAGCAGCCCCAGCCGGCTGGGGCTTCACCCACACAGGATACCgatccttttttcccttccctccagggCTTCTTCGTGTCTGTGTTCTACTGTTTCCTCAACAGTGAGGTGAGGATCTGGGACCAGGGCTGTGCTCAGGGTCCTGAGGCCCCTGAAACTAGAGGTTCCCCCATACACCCCCCCCGTCTTTTGTCCACGGCTGCCACCCCCAGGTTCCCGAGAACTTGGCCATCCACGTGACAGGCCTCCCTTTTGTCCTTGGGTAGCTGGCCTGGGGGCTCCAGTCTCTCCTGGAGCAGTCGGAAAACCCTGATGGCCAAGCCTGAGGCAGAGCAGACAGCATGGGGGCTGCGGGTAGGGACCCAAATGGCACCTTTGTGGACGACGGGTGCCCCATGCTCGCTCAAGAAAACTGTATCAACAAATGCAAACCTCTAGTGTCCCTAATATGAGTGTCACCACCTCCGGTGAGCTCTGTGTGCCGCACATCTGGACAGAGGCTTGAGGCCATCCAAAGAAGGGGGCTCCAAGGATGTCATGCTCTCCCCTCTGCCCGCAGGTTCGCTCTGCCATCCGCAAGAGGTGGCACCGGTGGCAGGACAAGCACTCCCTCCGCGCCCGGGTGGCCCGCGCCATGTCcatccccacctcccccacccggGTCAGCTTCCACAGCATCAAGCAGTCCACGGCTGTCTGAGCTGCCGACCACGGAACAGCAGGAAGATGACGGCTGAGCTTGCTGACGGACTAGGGAGGCCACCAGCCTTcccatttcctccccctcccccactgaacAGTGGCCCTCTGAGCCTGGGGAGCCACCACGCAGAGCACTGGGCTGGGCCCAGGGCCTCTGACTCCCCACTGTCCCTAGCCTTCCTAGCGAATGGGAATAGGCTGAAGATGGGGAGCTGGAAACCCCCACAGCCACTCAGGGGTGTCTGCCAAGCACTATCTTCAAGAGCACAAAGTGACCAGCCCGCTGGAGACCTGGAGTCCTCAGTCACTATGGAGAGGCCACTCATGGTCCCAGAGCATCATGGGAAACTCATGACCATATCCCGGTACCCCCTGGCCTTAGTGAGGCCTTTGGACACCATTGAGAGCCAAGGCTACATGAACTGGTCAGGATCCTTAGAAATCAGGTGACACCAGACATCTGGCCACATCACTAGAAATCACCCCCAAGCCACCAGAACACCATCAGCACTGTGGCACTGCCACCAGAAATGCCCTGCCTTGCTGCCTTGCACCCTTGGACATTTTCTACCCGCAGGCCACTCTGGCTTCTCTTACCTCACCCTGACTCCTGCCACCTCTTGTCTCTGGGTAGCCCCCTCATTTGTGAGAAGATGGGGAACTGAGGATGTCGCTCAGTGGTAACTTGGCCTCCCATGCACAAGGTTATGGGTTTGATCCTAACACcataagaaaacagaaagccaAAACTTCTGATGAGAAGCCAGAGGAACCTGTGAGGGACAATCAGGGTgtcccctgagcctctctttgAGGAGGGAGAGACCCCTGGGGGGGACCCTCAGGCTTTAGCAGCTGGTCTCTAGGGAGGCTTAGTAGCCGAGCAAAGGGAAAGGGAGCCTCCTTCCCTACTCAGGTGCCCTGGACCGGGATAGGCTATTCCCCTCCCAGGCATGGGCTGGCCCCAGCCCCCACCAAAACCATCCATGTTCAGAGGGCTGGTCTGTAAAAGGAGGCTCTAGGAGATCAGAGTGTCAGCTGTGAGCCAGTGGCTGatgtaaataataatatttatcttTTCAACCACATTTGTGAAGGCCTGCCATCTGCCtgggctgagggggggggggcgctctggGAATAGGggccactttcctgccctgagggGCTGCTGTGTTACTGGGAGACCTGCCATTCACACCTGATCCAGGTggag
Above is a genomic segment from Perognathus longimembris pacificus isolate PPM17 unplaced genomic scaffold, ASM2315922v1 HiC_scaffold_4710, whole genome shotgun sequence containing:
- the LOC125344943 gene encoding corticotropin-releasing factor receptor 1 codes for the protein MILVLLINFIFLFNIVRILMTKLRASTTSETIQYRKAVKATLVLLPLLGITYMLFFVNPGEDEVSRVVFIYFNSFLESFQGFFVSVFYCFLNSEVRSAIRKRWHRWQDKHSLRARVARAMSIPTSPTRVSFHSIKQSTAV